Within Sorghum bicolor cultivar BTx623 chromosome 2, Sorghum_bicolor_NCBIv3, whole genome shotgun sequence, the genomic segment CTGGCCCTGCCTGCGAGCCGTACGCCCGGGAGCTGCTCGCCAGTGCCCAGGATCGCCACCGCATCTTCCACGAGGAGCTGGTCGTGAAGGCCTTCTTGGAGGCCGAGAAGGCTCACCGTGGCCAGGTAATATTACAAATTGCAACCTCTAGCTGAATTGTCCGTTCCTGAATCTGTGCATTAGTTACTGAACCTTGTCTCTGCTTTTGTTCTGTGATTAGACACGGGCGAGTGGTGAACCATACTTGCAACATTGTGTGGAGACTGCTGTGCTACTCGCCAAGATCGGCGCAAATGCAACAGTTGTCTCGGCTGGGCTTCTGCATGACACCATTGATGATTCATTCATTGACTATGATCACATCTTCCATATGTTTGGTGCTGGGGTTGCTGATCTCGTGGAAGGGGTATGTGTTCCTTTTCCCTTGgatcttgattatttgttgcagTTGGAAAATATTGATATTTCCTCTGTGTATCATCAAGTTGTTGGTTGAATCAGTTGCAATTATTTGATCCAATTATGATGATCTACTCCCTTTATCTTCAAGTCAATAATCATGTGGCGCTTTCATTTGACTTGTACTATCTTATAATCACCTAATGAAAAATTGTCCATTTGGATCAACCCAATGTGTGACTTCTGCGATATTGTATGAGTTGTTTAGCTGACAATTGTATCACATTGTTTAGTCTCTTTCTTAATAGTTCTTTATTTGTTTCCACAACCACAACTTGCAACCATTTTGCCAATATGTTCTGAGTTGCCTGCATTCTTCTGTTTGACATGTCTACTTTGAAAATTcacttttatttgatggtatccATCATCATGGTTCTAAAGTTGCTCCATTCTGTTGCTAGCTCCATTGTCCTTAAGTTTTTTTGTCTGATCTGTTCAGGTATCCAAGTTGAGCCACCTTAGCAAACTTGCTCGTGATAACAACACAGCAAGCAGGACAGTTGAAGCAGATCGCTTGCATACGATGCTTCTTGCAATGGCAGATGCACGCGCTGTTCTAATAAAGCTTGCAGATCGCCTGCATAACATGAAGACCTTAGAAGCTTTGTCTTTGGTCAAACAACAAAGATTCGCTAAGGAGACAAAGGAGATTTTTGTGCCTTTAGCTAACCGACTAGGGATTGCTAGCTGGAAAGACCAGCTGGAGAATCTTTGTTTCAAGTATTTGAATCCAGAAGAGTACAAGGAGTTGTCATCCAAACTGACAGAATCCTTTGATGAAGAGCTAATTACATCTGCTGTGGGTAAACTAGATAAAGGTCTGAGGGATGCTGGTGTCTCATATCACAATCTTTCTGGGAGGCACAAGAGCCTATACAGTATCCATTCCAAGATGCTAAAGTATGTCATAACCATCCTTTTTGCAATGACTGATAGTAAAACATTTTTTTATGCATCTCTGCTAACTCAATTTGGTAAAATCATCAGGAAGAACTTGACAATGGAGGAGATCCATGATATACATGGCCTGCGTCTCGTGGTTGACACCGTAGAAGATTGTTATGAAGCCCTTTGTGTGGTTCATAAATTGTGGCCTCGAGTTACTGGTCGATTCAAGGATTACATATCACGTCCAAAACTAAATGGGTAAGCGAAGATGCAATTCAGTACACCCATTCGTTGCTCCTGTAAGACCTTGCACTTATTTCTATTTGCTTGCTGTAGGTATCGATCACTGCACACTGTTGTCATGAGTGAAGGCGTCCACCCATTCGAAGTTCAGATCCGCACAAAGGAGATGCATCTTCAGGCTGAGTATGGATTTGCTGCACACTGGAGGTACAAGGAAGGCACTTGTAGGCACTCATTCGTGCTCCAAATGGTGGAATGGGCAAGATGGGTCCTTACATGGCAATGCGAAGCGATGAACAAAGAACGGACTGCCTCCCTAGGCAATGACGACACTGTGAGGCCACCATGCCCGTTTCCCTTGCATTCAGAGGAGTGCCCTTACTCGTATACCCGCCAATGCAACCATGATGGACCACTATTTGTCATCCTCCTGGAGCATGACAAGGTTAGCCCAGTTCTGATTAATTACACGCATGGCTCATTGCAATGACGATGCTATTTGTTCGATTCAGTTATCTGATAAAGCTTGTGGTGTCACTTCAGATGTCTGTCCAAGAATTCCCGGCAAACTCAACTGTAATGGATCTCATGGACCGTGTGGGCGCCAACAGCTCAAGATGGAGCCCCTACAGCATTCCCGTGAAGGAAGATCTGCGGCCGAGGGTGAACCACGAGCCCATATGCGACCCAAACCGGAAGCTCAGCATGGGGGACGTGGTGGAGCTGACGCCGGCCCTTCCTCGCAAGTCCCTCAGCGGGTACCGGGAAGAGATCCAGCGCATGTATGACCGTGGTGGCTTTGCGCTCTCAACCCGGGGTGGCGGCTCGAGACGCTGCTGACAGTAGTAGCAAGACGATGTTAACCCTTTTTTTCTACCATTGTACTACCATTCAATTCGTTGTAAATATATATAGCAGTTAGGTCTTGCAGCCGGGTGGGTTCTGGCGAAATCTGTTGTTGGCCTGGGTGCGTGTTGCTGCACCCTGTCCTGAACCCCAGAGGCTGGGCTGCATGCAATGTGTAAAATTAGAACGCTGGTGTAAATAAGCTGTTCAAGTTCGTTTCAGCTTCTCCCAAGATTTTTGGAGAAAGAAAGAGCTGTAGCTGGATCTGCAATTCTGCATCACCTGCTGTCCTTGTTGGATGATTACACCTTGTGGTGTGACACTGATGCTACGCCAAATGGGTGGCTTGTTTGAGCGAAGCCGTGACATCAGGCTTTGCCGGTGGTGTCTCCACGGCGTCCAGGCACGGGCTGTGCGGACCAGAATCTACCGGTGTCCGCGTCGGTGTAAGTTTCTGAAGAATCTTCTAGTCGGGGCGGGAGGACGGAGAGGAAGGCAGGAGGATCCTCCGTATGATTGGGATCTCTCGCTTTTGGCGGTCCCGTCCCAGTGCCTGAATCTCCGGCCGTTGGAGCCAGAGCCACCGCTGTACTGTACGCGTGGTTTGTGCCCGTCTGCCGCGAACGGTTGGTGGCGgcaggcgggcgggcgggcggcagCGACGTCCTGGTCCTGCATTGAACGGGCGATGGCGCCGCTCGCGCTGTTGCTCacgactctctctctctctgccgaATCCTACCGGCAGCGTGGACTCGTGGCACGTGACGTTCTGGAAATTTAAGTGACGGTTACGCTCGTTTTATGTGGTGTTATGCTAAAGTAATCACTCTCAGCCAGCTCGTCACTAACTGAACATCAAGCACTCCATCAGCGATTCAGTGATCCGATTTTCTCTGAATCTTTTTCCGTCGTGCGGTGATGCCCAATGTACGGGACCTTAACCTGTTCCGAAAGCTAGTATCCTCCGTATGAAGATGAATTACAAGTCAGCGGATAAGAACGGAAGCAGTCGGCCGCTTGCCAAGTTGCCATGCCGGCTAGCTTCTACGCTCGCCTACGTACAGTTTGAATTGATCAAAAAACAGGCTACAGTTGAAGCGTGAACGTCTAGCTTGTACGCTCGCCTACGTCTCCTCCACGTCcacgtggggggggggggggggggtgcagAGAACGGGCAACAGCCAACAGGGCGGGATCGCGAACTCGGCGCGCGATCGTGGCCACGTTCGCCGGCCCGCGCTGGAGCGACGTGGACGCCGAAAAGGATTTGCGCGGGTTCGTCGCGTGCCGCGCCCGCCAAGTGCCAAGCTCGCCGTCTCGATCGGCTGTTGCGCTTTTGCAAGTCCGAATGTCCCCGATGGAAAAGGCTCCGTACTCCTTCCTATTCCTACACGGTGCAGAAAGCCAGAGGGGTACATGGAAGGTTTTCAAGTTAAGGTCAGCGGAGGCACTATCACAACACATGTACTTTACTAGTTTTTTTCTGGGAACGTGCAGGGTAGGACGCTGAACCTACCACTCTTGAACTCAAAACTGTATCCTAGTGTCTTAAAGGTCTCGTAtatcagagaaaaaaaaaggaggtACAAGTCTGAAATGGAGGCATCCTGACCCAGTATCATAATTCAAGTACTTCTTCTAGtgcaaacaaaagaaaaaaaaaagaagaaatatGACTCCTTGCGTGTTGCAGTTGCAACAAAGTGAGCAAGGAGCTGCAAATTGAAATGATGTCAGCTGGGCCTTGGGAGTTAAGACTTGTGGTATTTGGACATTAGCAATAGAAATATTTTCTACTCGTCACCTTGGACCTATTTGGATCACCTATGAATTAATATAGAGTGTGAGTGAAATTATAATAATCTACAATATGGATTAACTAACCCTGGGTTGTTTGGATCTCTGGATTACGGGTGCTGGATTGTAGAATTTGGTGCTTTGAGAACCCATAATGTGCTGACATTGTTATTGTTATTATCTTTTTTTCTTGAGCAAAACATTGCTAGTGAGATAAAAATAATACGAAGATTATTTGATTGAACGTGAGCTAAATGGGCTCTGCACCTCTGCCTGAACTAAGCTGGCTAAATAGTCGCAGCCCTCTTGAGTATTTTGGGCTGAGCCTCGGGACTGTGCAATGGTCCCAAAACTAACCAGGCCTGGGCCGGGCGGAGCCCAGTCCTTGGAATTGGAACTGGAACTGGGCGATATTTGATCCTCCCCAAACCCCCTGTCTACGCACCGGAGAAGTGATCCTCTCTTCCCACTTCGCTCTCCTGATTCCTGAGCCGCTCCACCTCGTGCTCGTCCCATCTCTTGCATCTAGCCGCGGCGCCGCGCGACCTCGAGGTGAACctcctctgctctgctctgctctctcTCTCGATCTCTCTCGTACGAGATCTGATTTGTTCCCTGTGGTTCTACGAAATTCTCTAATCAGACCCGCCAGATGCGGATATTCAGATCTGAGATTTGGTAGTGGCATCTTACTTTTCACTTTTCTGTAACAGTAGAAAGTTTCCACATTTAGGGTCTGCAGCTTAAACCTAATGGCGTGGTACCATAGCATCGCTCATAAAAATAGCTAAGCATTTTTCTTATTGGCATTACTGCGTTAGAAGTTTTTGCCAATTTCAGTTCTTGTAGAGATGGATTCTAGTCGTATTTGTTCTCTACTGATTCCTGTTTTTTCAGGAAACACGAATGGAAATTTATATTTTGCTTATGTTTTTTCCCCTACCAGGCAGGAAGGAGAGCCTAGCCTAAGGTCGTAAGATTTGGGCGTCCCAGTTTCAGCCCATTTGCTAGATGCCTCCCCACAACATTGAAACCGGGCACCAGGACGTGGTGCACGATGTCGCCATGGATTACTACGGGAAGCGCATCGCGACGGCCTCCTCGGACAACACCATAAAGATCGTCGGCGTCAGTGGCACCTCGCACCAGCAGCTGGCCACCCTGAGCGGGCACCAGGGGCCGGTCTGGCAGGTTGTGTGGGCACACCCCAAGTTTGGCTCCATGCTCGCGTCCTGCGGCTACGATGGCTGTGTGATCATATGGAAGGAAGGGGGCAGGCCTGACGAGTGGGTTCAGGCTCATACATTCACCGAGCACAAGTCCTCCGTCAACTCCATTGCTTGGGCGCCCCATGAGCTTGGGCTATGCTTGGCGTGTGGTTCTTCTGACGGGAACATTTCGGTGTTTACTGCGCGTGCTGATGGAATTTGGGACACTACACGCATTGATCAGGCGCATCCAGTGGGGGTGACTTCGGTGTCTTGGGCTCCAGCAATGGCCCCTGGCGCTCTGATCACTGCTGGACCTTCTGGTCAGTTTGAGTATGTCCAGAAACTCGCATCTGGTGGCTGTGACAACACTGTTAAAGTATGGAAGCTGCAGAATGGAAGTTGGAGGATGGATTGCTTCCCTGCCCTTCAGATGcacaaggactgggtgagggaTGTGGCCTGGGCTCCAAACCTCGGCCTTCCAAAGTCTACCATTGCTAGTGCATCTCAGGATGGAACTGTTGTGATCTGGACTGAGGCGAAGGAAGGTGAGCAATGGGTAGGCAGGGTTTTGCATGACTTCAAAACCCCCGTGTGGAGGCTGTCATGGTCGCTTACTGGGAATATTCTGGCTGCTtctgatggtaataacaatgtgACCTTGTGGAAGGAAGCTGTTGATGGTGAGTGGCAGCAAGTGACGACTGTTGAACCATAAGTGTTTGAATTGCTTGGGGGCTATAGTATTGGAATTGTTGATCATTTTCTATTTTGTtttatggtactcatagttgcaAAGATATTGCGCTTCACTAACATCAGAGCTGTTTCTTCCTTTCCTCCCTTTCTTTGTATACCATATGCTATTGTATGTCTCTGTTAACCCGTATCTTGCTTGGCAAACATGACTGATGTGATAAGCATGATCTTTTACTGGAATGGAATCGGAAAACCAGTTCTTTTTGCAGTGATTTTTGAGAATGAAACAGCATGCCTTGTGACATATACCGTGTTTTTCTTGTGTAACACCAGATCCCAACCATTGCTGAGCTGACAGTTTGTATGAGAGCAAATTTCTTGTTACTTTGGCTAGAAAGAGTGTATGTAAGGTACTGAATTTTGCTTAGGCCAGGACATGCTCATTCACATCTGTATAGAGAGTCGTGGAATCGGGGATTTAGAATTGACAGAAGTACAACAGTGACAGGGAATACATTATATGCCGTTTTTTTGTGTGTCTTTTCTTATATCTAATTGAGAAAATCATGTTGATTAGCACAGTTACTTTCTGGGTTTATACCAGATTGCTTAGTGCAGATTTATG encodes:
- the LOC8081003 gene encoding probable GTP diphosphokinase RSH3, chloroplastic; this translates as MSLPAISLYTSPPGAVYSSEFDPTSRGSSPSTTAAPPPPAASHRLPSGGGGGGLSCLFSSPAAAAAPPRAPAHDDLGALWHDRSDDLSVVGGGYSYSHSHSSSPLKRRDLHHNHHSPVSVFQGPSSSSPSRSPPASWLAARDRDRLFAGFVRNALGSCVDYAPPSSPRPEVGAGELAFELDENLAEAGPACEPYARELLASAQDRHRIFHEELVVKAFLEAEKAHRGQTRASGEPYLQHCVETAVLLAKIGANATVVSAGLLHDTIDDSFIDYDHIFHMFGAGVADLVEGVSKLSHLSKLARDNNTASRTVEADRLHTMLLAMADARAVLIKLADRLHNMKTLEALSLVKQQRFAKETKEIFVPLANRLGIASWKDQLENLCFKYLNPEEYKELSSKLTESFDEELITSAVGKLDKGLRDAGVSYHNLSGRHKSLYSIHSKMLKKNLTMEEIHDIHGLRLVVDTVEDCYEALCVVHKLWPRVTGRFKDYISRPKLNGYRSLHTVVMSEGVHPFEVQIRTKEMHLQAEYGFAAHWRYKEGTCRHSFVLQMVEWARWVLTWQCEAMNKERTASLGNDDTVRPPCPFPLHSEECPYSYTRQCNHDGPLFVILLEHDKMSVQEFPANSTVMDLMDRVGANSSRWSPYSIPVKEDLRPRVNHEPICDPNRKLSMGDVVELTPALPRKSLSGYREEIQRMYDRGGFALSTRGGGSRRC
- the LOC8081004 gene encoding protein transport protein SEC13 homolog B; this translates as MPPHNIETGHQDVVHDVAMDYYGKRIATASSDNTIKIVGVSGTSHQQLATLSGHQGPVWQVVWAHPKFGSMLASCGYDGCVIIWKEGGRPDEWVQAHTFTEHKSSVNSIAWAPHELGLCLACGSSDGNISVFTARADGIWDTTRIDQAHPVGVTSVSWAPAMAPGALITAGPSGQFEYVQKLASGGCDNTVKVWKLQNGSWRMDCFPALQMHKDWVRDVAWAPNLGLPKSTIASASQDGTVVIWTEAKEGEQWVGRVLHDFKTPVWRLSWSLTGNILAASDGNNNVTLWKEAVDGEWQQVTTVEP